One Defluviimonas sp. SAOS-178_SWC DNA window includes the following coding sequences:
- a CDS encoding LysE family translocator, protein MSLAFAPFLTVWAVLAMNIASPGPNVLNTITTAMGSGRGPGLASAAGVALGVGLWCLGMTLGMAALFQAVPATRALLTVIAIGLLLWFASRYLGAAWAGWRHGAQRISGRAGLGMRASFLRSLSVNALNPKALTTWVVILSLFPVAHAHAGDIALLGVGAATIAFTIHAGYALAFSTPPAARAWLRLAPAINTGVGVFFTGFALKLALGLLR, encoded by the coding sequence GTGAGCCTGGCCTTCGCGCCCTTCCTGACGGTCTGGGCGGTGCTGGCGATGAACATCGCCTCGCCGGGGCCGAATGTTCTCAACACCATCACCACGGCGATGGGATCGGGGCGCGGGCCGGGGCTCGCCTCGGCGGCGGGCGTGGCGCTCGGCGTCGGGCTCTGGTGCCTTGGCATGACCCTCGGCATGGCCGCGCTCTTTCAGGCGGTACCGGCGACGCGCGCCCTTCTCACGGTGATCGCCATCGGCCTCCTCCTGTGGTTCGCGAGCCGCTATCTCGGCGCCGCCTGGGCCGGATGGCGCCACGGCGCCCAGCGAATCTCCGGGCGCGCCGGTCTCGGGATGCGCGCCTCGTTCCTGCGCTCGCTCTCGGTCAATGCGCTGAACCCGAAGGCGCTGACGACCTGGGTGGTGATTCTGTCGCTCTTTCCGGTTGCGCACGCCCATGCCGGCGACATCGCCCTTCTCGGGGTCGGGGCGGCCACCATCGCCTTCACGATCCACGCTGGCTACGCGCTCGCTTTCTCGACCCCACCCGCCGCCCGGGCCTGGCTGCGACTCGCGCCGGCGATCAATACCGGCGTCGGGGTCTTCTTTACCGGATTCGCGCTCAAGCTCGCCCTCGGGCTTTTGCGGTGA
- a CDS encoding glutathione S-transferase has product MRLFHSPTTPFGRKVMVMLIETGQAGDVEVVPASGSPVDPGSTPLDTNPLGKIPALELDDGTPVYDSRVICRFLDDRAGGKLYPAKPRLWRTLTLEATADGILDAALLMVYEIRIRPEEKRFDGWVEGQWAKIARALDSLEGRWMDHLGGPLDMGQVAVACALSYLDFRHDARNWRAGHPKLAAWHEAFARRDSMKATEPQG; this is encoded by the coding sequence ATGCGCCTTTTCCACTCGCCCACAACGCCCTTCGGGCGCAAGGTCATGGTGATGCTGATCGAAACCGGCCAGGCCGGCGATGTGGAGGTCGTCCCCGCCTCCGGCAGCCCGGTCGATCCCGGCTCCACTCCGCTGGACACCAACCCCCTTGGCAAGATCCCGGCGCTGGAACTGGACGATGGCACGCCGGTCTATGACAGCCGGGTGATCTGCCGTTTCCTCGACGATCGTGCCGGCGGCAAGCTCTATCCCGCCAAGCCCCGCCTCTGGCGCACCCTGACGCTGGAGGCGACCGCCGATGGCATCCTCGATGCGGCGCTCCTGATGGTCTATGAAATCCGTATCCGACCGGAGGAGAAGCGCTTCGACGGCTGGGTCGAGGGCCAATGGGCCAAGATCGCCCGGGCGCTCGATTCGCTCGAGGGGCGCTGGATGGACCACCTGGGCGGTCCGCTCGACATGGGCCAGGTCGCGGTGGCCTGCGCGCTCTCCTATCTCGACTTCCGCCATGATGCCCGCAACTGGCGCGCCGGCCACCCGAAGCTTGCCGCATGGCATGAAGCCTTCGCCCGGCGTGACAGCATGAAGGCGACCGAGCCGCAGGGGTGA
- a CDS encoding FMN-binding negative transcriptional regulator, with product MHPNPAYRQTPEDTVLAFARARGFGTLTINGPGGPLASHIPFVLAPDGTSLELHLVRSNPIARALAVPQPALLAVIGPDGYISPDWYGMADQVPTWNYIAAHLRGTLTALPPDLMRGQLDRLSAEFENRLRPKTPWRTDKMPEEALDRLMRMILPCRLDIAKVDGTWKLGQNKPDRARLGSADGLEAAGIGSEAAALAGMMRATPG from the coding sequence ATGCACCCGAACCCTGCCTACCGCCAGACGCCCGAGGACACCGTGCTCGCCTTCGCCCGCGCGCGCGGCTTCGGCACGCTCACCATCAACGGGCCCGGCGGGCCCCTTGCCTCGCACATCCCCTTCGTTCTCGCCCCCGACGGCACTTCGCTTGAACTGCACCTCGTGCGCTCCAACCCCATTGCCCGCGCCCTCGCGGTGCCCCAACCGGCGCTGCTCGCCGTCATCGGCCCGGACGGCTACATCTCGCCCGACTGGTACGGGATGGCGGATCAGGTCCCGACCTGGAACTACATCGCCGCCCACCTGCGCGGCACCCTCACCGCGCTGCCGCCCGATCTGATGCGCGGCCAGCTCGACCGGCTGTCGGCCGAGTTCGAGAACCGGCTCCGGCCCAAGACTCCCTGGCGGACCGACAAGATGCCGGAAGAGGCGCTCGACCGGTTGATGCGGATGATCCTGCCCTGCCGGCTCGACATCGCGAAGGTGGATGGCACCTGGAAGCTCGGCCAGAACAAACCCGACCGCGCCCGGCTCGGCTCGGCCGACGGACTCGAGGCGGCCGGCATCGGCAGCGAGGCCGCCGCCCTGGCGGGCATGATGCGCGCCACCCCCGGCTGA
- a CDS encoding 6,7-dimethyl-8-ribityllumazine synthase, producing the protein MTHTRYAFIKANWHADIVDRALEGFRAAIGDADIDVFDVPGAFEIPLLARDLGRSGRYDAVIGAAFVVDGGIYRHDFVASTVVEGLMRAQMDTDVPVLSVVLTPHNYQETEAHTAFFREHFVLKGREAAMAAQAIGGARRRAAA; encoded by the coding sequence ATGACACACACCCGCTATGCCTTCATCAAGGCCAACTGGCATGCCGATATCGTCGACCGGGCGCTCGAGGGGTTCCGCGCCGCGATCGGCGACGCCGACATCGACGTTTTCGATGTGCCGGGCGCGTTCGAGATTCCGCTTCTTGCCCGCGATCTTGGCCGCTCGGGCCGCTACGACGCCGTCATCGGCGCGGCTTTCGTTGTCGATGGGGGCATCTACCGCCACGATTTCGTCGCCTCGACCGTCGTTGAGGGCCTGATGCGGGCACAGATGGATACCGACGTGCCGGTCCTGTCGGTGGTTCTGACGCCGCACAATTACCAGGAGACGGAAGCGCACACCGCCTTCTTCCGCGAACACTTCGTCCTCAAGGGGCGCGAAGCGGCCATGGCCGCGCAAGCCATCGGCGGCGCCCGCCGCCGTGCCGCTGCCTGA
- a CDS encoding c-type cytochrome: MMLSRTRAALAVAALLGAGAAAAQDAGTGERIYMQYCATCHGETGDGRGPLTELMTVKVADLTQLSANNDGEFPMLRIIHIIDGRTGVRGHGGPMPTYGDIFTSEIPGDVGPYASSVATRGRMLSLALYLESIQK; the protein is encoded by the coding sequence ATGATGCTTTCGAGGACGAGGGCGGCTCTGGCCGTGGCCGCGCTGCTCGGCGCCGGCGCCGCGGCGGCGCAGGACGCGGGTACCGGTGAACGAATCTACATGCAGTACTGTGCAACCTGTCACGGCGAGACCGGGGACGGCAGGGGCCCATTGACCGAACTGATGACCGTCAAGGTCGCCGACCTCACGCAACTCTCCGCCAACAATGATGGCGAATTCCCGATGCTGCGGATCATTCACATCATCGACGGCCGGACCGGCGTTCGTGGTCATGGCGGACCGATGCCGACCTACGGCGATATCTTCACATCAGAGATTCCGGGCGATGTCGGGCCCTACGCTTCATCGGTCGCCACCCGTGGCCGGATGCTGTCACTGGCCCTCTACCTCGAGTCGATCCAGAAGTGA
- a CDS encoding c-type cytochrome, translating into MKTITTLAACIGFGLLAGSAVAQDTDIGAHLYADYCAACHGASGKGDGDMANLMTIPAPNLTLLATNNDGEFPMLKVIHVIDGRTGLRGHGAPMPVFGRVFASDPGPANPYGSVLEVRGRVLSLAMYLESIQQ; encoded by the coding sequence ATGAAAACGATCACGACTCTGGCAGCCTGCATAGGGTTCGGCCTTCTGGCCGGATCGGCCGTCGCGCAGGACACCGACATCGGCGCGCACCTTTATGCCGACTATTGCGCGGCCTGCCACGGTGCGAGCGGCAAGGGCGACGGCGACATGGCCAACCTGATGACCATTCCGGCACCGAATCTTACGCTCCTGGCGACAAACAACGACGGCGAGTTTCCGATGTTGAAGGTGATCCATGTGATCGACGGCCGTACCGGGCTGCGTGGTCACGGCGCCCCGATGCCGGTATTCGGCCGCGTGTTCGCGTCCGATCCGGGGCCGGCCAATCCCTACGGTTCGGTTCTTGAAGTGCGGGGTCGGGTGCTTTCGCTCGCCATGTACCTCGAATCGATCCAGCAGTGA
- the mtaB gene encoding tRNA (N(6)-L-threonylcarbamoyladenosine(37)-C(2))-methylthiotransferase MtaB → MSAPVFSTLGCRLNAYETEAMKDLAEKAGIEGAVVVNTCAVTAEAVRKAKQEIRRLRRENPDATLIVTGCAAQTEPETFAAMPEVTRVIGNTEKMQAATWAALKAPDLIGETEKIMVDDIMSVTETAGHLIDGFGRHRAYVQIQNGCDHRCTFCIIPYGRGNSRSVPAGVVVEQIKRLVDKGFLEVVLTGVDLTSWGADLPGAPRLGDLVMRILRLVPDLARLRISSIDSIEADENLMQAIATEPRLMPHLHLSLQHGDDLILKRMKRRHLRDDAIRFCDEARRLRPDIVFGADIIAGFPTETEAMFDNSVRLVRDCGLTFLHVFPYSRRDGTPAARMPQVRGPAIRERAARLRAEGDAALTRHLSAELGKAHRILTESAHMGRTEQFMEVAFATDQPVGAIVTARIAGADGRMLLA, encoded by the coding sequence ATGAGCGCGCCGGTCTTCTCCACCCTCGGTTGCCGCCTCAACGCCTATGAGACGGAAGCGATGAAGGACCTGGCCGAAAAGGCCGGGATCGAGGGCGCGGTCGTCGTCAACACCTGCGCCGTCACCGCCGAGGCCGTGCGCAAGGCCAAGCAGGAGATCCGGCGCCTGCGCCGCGAGAATCCCGATGCGACGCTGATCGTGACCGGCTGCGCCGCCCAGACCGAGCCCGAAACCTTCGCCGCGATGCCCGAAGTCACCCGCGTCATCGGCAATACCGAGAAGATGCAGGCCGCCACCTGGGCCGCGCTCAAGGCCCCTGACCTGATCGGCGAGACCGAGAAGATCATGGTCGACGACATCATGAGCGTGACCGAGACCGCGGGCCACCTGATCGACGGATTCGGCCGGCACAGAGCCTATGTGCAGATCCAGAACGGCTGCGATCACCGCTGCACCTTCTGCATCATCCCCTACGGTCGCGGCAATTCCCGCTCGGTCCCGGCGGGCGTGGTGGTGGAGCAGATCAAGCGGCTGGTCGACAAGGGCTTTTTGGAAGTCGTGCTGACCGGCGTGGACCTGACGAGCTGGGGCGCCGACCTGCCCGGCGCGCCCCGCCTCGGCGATCTGGTGATGCGCATTCTCCGCCTCGTGCCCGATCTCGCCCGGTTGCGCATCTCCTCGATCGACTCGATCGAGGCGGACGAGAACCTGATGCAGGCCATCGCCACCGAGCCGCGCCTGATGCCGCACCTGCACCTTTCGCTCCAGCACGGCGACGACTTGATCCTGAAGAGGATGAAACGCCGGCATCTTCGCGACGACGCCATCCGTTTTTGCGATGAGGCGCGCCGCCTCCGTCCCGACATCGTCTTCGGCGCAGACATCATCGCCGGTTTCCCGACCGAGACCGAGGCGATGTTCGACAATTCCGTCAGGCTCGTCCGGGACTGCGGCCTTACCTTCCTGCACGTCTTCCCCTATTCCCGCCGCGACGGCACGCCCGCCGCGCGCATGCCTCAGGTAAGGGGCCCGGCGATCCGCGAGCGCGCCGCACGGCTCCGTGCCGAGGGGGACGCGGCGCTCACGCGCCACCTCTCGGCCGAGCTGGGCAAGGCGCACCGCATTCTCACCGAAAGCGCGCACATGGGCCGGACCGAACAATTCATGGAAGTGGCCTTCGCGACCGATCAACCTGTCGGCGCCATCGTCACCGCGCGCATCGCCGGAGCGGATGGCCGCATGCTTCTCGCGTAG
- the dapF gene encoding diaminopimelate epimerase gives MKDARPSAGLPFMKMHGAGNDFVIIDSRGRNPVTTAALAAALGDRHRGVGFDQLAEIRDVEGADYALDFWNSDGSRAGACGNASRCVADHVMSGLGRDRVSFVTERGVLTALRRADGLVSVNMGAPILDWAGVPLAEPADLLHLPIDGDPAAVGMGNPHCVFFVADAEAVDLSADGAAMERHPLFPKATNVEYASVTSPDRLRMRVWERGAGITLACGSGACATAVAAHRRGLTGRKVTLDLDGGTLEIDWRDDGVWMTGPTAHVFDGALTSAFLTQYA, from the coding sequence ATGAAGGACGCGCGACCCTCCGCCGGCCTGCCGTTCATGAAGATGCATGGCGCGGGCAATGACTTCGTGATCATCGATTCACGGGGGCGGAACCCCGTGACTACGGCAGCGCTTGCCGCCGCGCTTGGCGACCGGCACCGGGGCGTCGGTTTCGACCAGCTGGCCGAGATTCGCGATGTCGAGGGCGCCGATTACGCGCTCGACTTCTGGAATTCCGACGGCAGCCGCGCCGGGGCCTGCGGCAATGCCTCGCGCTGCGTCGCCGATCACGTGATGTCCGGGCTCGGCCGTGACCGGGTGAGTTTCGTCACCGAACGCGGCGTCCTGACCGCGCTCCGCCGCGCCGACGGGCTCGTCAGCGTCAACATGGGCGCGCCCATTCTCGACTGGGCCGGGGTGCCGCTTGCCGAACCCGCCGACCTCCTGCATCTGCCAATCGACGGCGATCCTGCCGCGGTCGGCATGGGCAACCCGCACTGCGTCTTCTTCGTCGCCGATGCCGAGGCCGTGGACCTTTCCGCCGACGGCGCGGCGATGGAGCGTCACCCGCTCTTCCCCAAAGCCACCAATGTCGAATATGCCAGCGTCACCAGCCCCGACCGCCTGCGCATGCGGGTCTGGGAACGCGGCGCCGGCATCACCCTCGCCTGCGGGTCCGGCGCCTGCGCGACCGCCGTCGCCGCCCATCGGCGCGGGCTGACCGGCCGCAAGGTCACGCTCGACCTCGACGGCGGCACGCTGGAAATCGACTGGCGCGACGACGGGGTCTGGATGACCGGCCCCACCGCCCATGTTTTCGACGGCGCCCTCACATCCGCCTTCCTGACCCAATACGCATGA
- the rlmN gene encoding 23S rRNA (adenine(2503)-C(2))-methyltransferase RlmN codes for MTEQSPSAPITQDVMTIPRKLPEGGRVNLVGLTREGLRDALIAAGTPEKQAKMRVGQIWQWIYHWGVRDFAAMTNLAKDYRAMLAETFEIALPEIVTRQASADGTRKYLLRIAGGHEVETVYIPEENRGTLCISSQVGCTLTCSFCHTGTQKLVRNLTAAEIVGQVLVARDDLGEWPVQGAPKDETRLVSNVVLMGMGEPLYNFENVRDAMKIVMDGEGLTLSRRRITLSTSGVVPEIARAAEEIGCLLAVSFHATTDEVRDTLVPINKRWNIETLLATLRDYPRLSNSERITFEYVMLKGVNDSDEDAKRLVKLIRGIPAKINLIPFNEWPGAPYQRSDWGRIEAFADIVYKAGYASPIRTPRGEDIMAACGQLKSATERARKSRAEIAAEAGLPGA; via the coding sequence ATGACCGAACAGAGCCCGAGCGCGCCGATCACTCAGGACGTGATGACGATTCCCCGCAAACTGCCGGAGGGCGGACGGGTGAACCTCGTCGGGCTCACGCGTGAAGGCCTGCGCGACGCGCTGATCGCCGCCGGTACGCCGGAGAAGCAGGCGAAGATGCGGGTGGGGCAGATCTGGCAATGGATCTACCACTGGGGCGTGCGCGATTTCGCCGCGATGACCAACCTCGCCAAGGACTATCGCGCGATGCTGGCCGAGACATTCGAGATCGCGCTGCCCGAGATCGTGACGCGGCAGGCCTCCGCCGACGGGACGCGCAAGTATCTCCTCCGCATCGCTGGCGGGCACGAGGTCGAGACGGTCTATATACCAGAGGAAAATCGCGGGACGCTGTGTATCTCGTCGCAGGTCGGCTGCACGCTGACCTGCTCCTTCTGCCATACCGGCACGCAGAAGCTCGTCCGCAACCTCACCGCGGCCGAGATCGTCGGGCAGGTCCTGGTCGCGCGCGACGACCTTGGCGAATGGCCCGTTCAGGGTGCGCCGAAGGACGAGACGCGGCTGGTGTCGAATGTCGTCCTGATGGGCATGGGCGAACCGCTCTACAACTTCGAGAATGTCCGCGACGCGATGAAGATCGTGATGGACGGCGAGGGGCTGACCCTGTCGCGCCGTCGCATCACCCTGTCGACAAGCGGTGTCGTCCCCGAGATTGCCCGCGCCGCCGAGGAGATCGGCTGCCTTCTGGCCGTCAGCTTCCATGCGACGACGGACGAGGTGCGCGACACGCTCGTGCCGATCAACAAGCGCTGGAACATCGAGACGCTTTTGGCGACGCTGCGCGACTATCCACGGCTGTCGAACTCCGAACGGATCACCTTCGAATACGTGATGCTGAAAGGCGTGAACGACAGCGACGAGGATGCCAAGCGACTGGTCAAGCTGATCCGTGGCATCCCGGCCAAGATCAACCTCATTCCCTTCAACGAATGGCCGGGCGCGCCCTATCAGCGCTCGGACTGGGGGCGGATCGAGGCTTTCGCCGACATCGTCTACAAGGCGGGCTATGCCTCGCCGATCCGCACGCCCAGGGGCGAGGATATCATGGCGGCCTGCGGTCAGCTCAAGTCCGCGACCGAGCGTGCCCGCAAGAGCCGGGCCGAGATCGCCGCCGAAGCGGGGCTGCCGGGGGCGTAG
- a CDS encoding hydantoinase/oxoprolinase family protein, translating to MAYLLGVDTGGTYTDAVVLDEAEDRVIASAKSLTTRPDLSRGVGAAIDAAIATSGVAAAEIAMVSLSTTLATNALVEGQGGRVALVFIGFEEAELGRAGLEDALKGDPVIRLAGGHSHAGAETAPLDLARLETEIAALGPGISGFAVAASFATRNPAHEIAARDLIRRVASRPVTCSHELSAGLNGPRRALTAVLNARLIGMIDHLISACEGHMAHLGIAAPLMVVRGDGALVSAALARERPIETILSGPAASIAGASWLTGETDALVSDIGGTTTDVCLLKDGKPMIDPMGARVGSFRTMVEAVAMRTTGLGGDSEVHLIEGLETGLRLGPRRLMPVALAARDWPGLVHDALDGWLSQDATGEHDGRFALPMWRGTPPEGLQGREGAVVERLLGGPVRLADAVRTRLELPALMRLVSRGQVMVSGITPSDAAHVLGRLDSWDAGAARKAVTLFARRRNGRGDRIAAAPEALAQRIIDQLTAQTVDCLLEAAFAEDGRDWGAAPEDLARHSLMKAGLDRHSGVIRITASLGVPVIGLGASAPSYYGAVGDRLGARMILPEHAGVANAIGAVVGQIAMHAEGIVTSPGPGLFAAHLADGPHRFNDRDKALAALEAALTADATDRARRAGVEELRVTCTRDMSEIEVEGQSMFIEARLRVTAQGRPRIATG from the coding sequence ATGGCATATCTTCTGGGCGTCGATACCGGCGGCACCTATACCGACGCGGTGGTCCTCGACGAGGCCGAGGACCGTGTCATCGCCTCGGCGAAGTCGCTGACGACACGGCCCGACCTTTCGCGCGGCGTCGGTGCCGCCATCGACGCGGCCATCGCCACCTCGGGCGTCGCGGCGGCGGAGATCGCGATGGTCTCGCTTTCCACGACGCTTGCCACCAATGCGCTGGTGGAGGGCCAGGGCGGCCGCGTCGCGCTCGTCTTCATCGGTTTCGAGGAGGCGGAGCTTGGCCGCGCCGGCCTTGAAGACGCACTAAAGGGCGATCCAGTGATTCGCCTCGCGGGCGGCCACAGCCATGCCGGCGCAGAGACGGCACCTCTCGATCTGGCTAGGTTAGAGACTGAAATCGCCGCCCTCGGTCCCGGTATCAGCGGCTTTGCCGTCGCGGCGAGCTTCGCGACGCGCAACCCCGCGCACGAGATCGCGGCCCGCGATCTGATCCGCCGCGTAGCCAGCCGGCCGGTCACCTGTTCGCATGAATTGTCGGCCGGGCTGAACGGCCCGCGCCGGGCGCTGACGGCCGTCCTGAATGCCCGGCTGATCGGCATGATCGACCACCTGATTTCCGCCTGCGAGGGGCACATGGCCCATCTCGGGATCGCGGCGCCCCTCATGGTGGTGCGCGGCGACGGCGCGCTCGTCTCGGCGGCGCTGGCGCGGGAACGGCCGATCGAGACGATCCTTTCCGGCCCCGCCGCCTCCATCGCCGGGGCGAGCTGGCTGACCGGAGAGACGGACGCGCTCGTTTCCGATATCGGCGGGACGACGACGGATGTCTGTCTTCTCAAGGACGGCAAGCCGATGATCGACCCGATGGGCGCCCGCGTCGGCAGCTTCCGCACCATGGTCGAGGCGGTGGCGATGCGCACGACCGGGCTTGGCGGCGACAGCGAGGTGCATCTGATCGAGGGGTTGGAAACCGGCCTCCGCCTTGGCCCCCGCCGGCTGATGCCGGTGGCGCTGGCCGCACGCGACTGGCCGGGACTGGTGCACGACGCGCTCGACGGCTGGCTGTCGCAGGATGCGACGGGTGAGCATGACGGCCGTTTCGCCCTGCCGATGTGGCGCGGCACCCCGCCCGAAGGGCTCCAGGGGCGCGAGGGCGCGGTGGTCGAACGCCTTCTCGGCGGCCCGGTTCGGCTTGCCGACGCGGTCCGGACGCGGCTGGAACTGCCGGCGCTGATGCGGCTCGTGTCGCGCGGGCAGGTGATGGTTTCGGGCATCACACCTTCGGACGCCGCGCATGTCCTTGGCCGCCTCGACAGCTGGGACGCCGGGGCCGCACGCAAGGCCGTGACCCTCTTCGCCCGGCGCCGCAACGGGCGCGGGGACCGGATCGCGGCGGCGCCCGAGGCGCTCGCGCAGCGGATCATCGATCAGCTGACCGCGCAGACCGTCGATTGCCTTCTGGAAGCCGCCTTTGCCGAGGATGGCCGGGATTGGGGCGCGGCTCCGGAAGACCTCGCGCGGCATTCCCTTATGAAGGCGGGGCTCGACCGGCATTCCGGCGTGATCCGCATCACGGCGAGCCTCGGCGTACCGGTGATCGGCCTCGGCGCCTCGGCCCCGAGCTATTACGGCGCGGTGGGGGACCGCCTTGGCGCGCGGATGATCCTGCCGGAACATGCCGGCGTCGCAAACGCGATCGGCGCCGTCGTCGGCCAGATCGCCATGCATGCCGAAGGCATCGTCACAAGCCCCGGCCCTGGCCTTTTCGCCGCCCATCTCGCGGACGGGCCGCACCGGTTCAACGACCGCGACAAGGCTCTCGCCGCACTCGAGGCGGCGCTGACGGCCGACGCCACAGACCGCGCCCGCCGCGCCGGAGTCGAGGAGCTTCGCGTCACCTGCACCCGCGACATGTCAGAGATCGAGGTCGAGGGCCAGTCGATGTTCATCGAGGCGCGGCTTCGCGTGACCGCGCAGGGCCGTCCGAGGATCGCCACGGGATAG
- a CDS encoding GMC family oxidoreductase, translated as MAAVNGAEFDYIIVGAGSAGSVLAERLSASGRHRVLVLEAGGSDRRFYVQLPLGYGKLFYDPAVNWLYQTEPDPGLAGNRDHWPRGKLLGGSSSINAMVWIRGHQSDYDDWEEIAGPHWGWAKARDAYRAIEDNEAGADTFRGKGGPLFISANQRDLHPLCETFIRSTEAAGLKRNADFNGADQEGVGTYQMTIRNARRNSAARAFLRPAMKRANVTVMTHAQVTRVIFEGRRAIGIEYRKNGVLGRVRAASEVILSGGAINSPQLLMLSGIGPAAHLKDHGIAVTSDSPQVGRNLNDHQGLNYTWRMKVPTYNDVLRPWWGKVAVGLRYFLTGSGPLAKSINHGGGFFRTSPDLPRPNMQLYFQAFSTLVPRVGERPLLTPDPFSGLSIGLSNCRPTSRGEITLNSADPFAHPKIVANAYSTDHDVQEMLAAVKFLRRIADQDPIRPLIAEELRPGPEVRSDADLIADIRARSGTVYHPSCSARMGHDAATSVVGPDLKVHGVDGLRVCDASVFPTLIGGNTNAPSILVGWLGAERILADAH; from the coding sequence GTGGCGGCCGTGAACGGGGCAGAATTCGACTACATCATCGTGGGCGCCGGATCGGCCGGCTCGGTCCTGGCCGAGCGGTTGTCGGCGAGTGGCCGGCACCGGGTTCTCGTGCTGGAGGCCGGCGGCAGCGACCGGCGCTTCTATGTCCAGCTGCCGCTCGGCTACGGCAAGCTTTTCTACGACCCCGCCGTCAACTGGCTTTATCAGACCGAGCCTGATCCGGGCCTCGCCGGCAACCGCGACCACTGGCCGCGCGGGAAGCTCCTTGGCGGGTCAAGCTCCATCAACGCGATGGTCTGGATCCGTGGCCATCAAAGCGACTACGACGACTGGGAAGAGATCGCCGGGCCGCACTGGGGATGGGCGAAGGCGCGCGACGCCTACCGCGCCATCGAGGATAACGAGGCGGGCGCGGATACCTTCCGGGGCAAGGGCGGGCCGCTCTTCATCTCGGCCAACCAGCGCGACCTGCATCCCCTCTGCGAGACCTTCATCCGCTCGACCGAGGCGGCGGGACTGAAGCGCAACGCCGATTTCAACGGGGCGGACCAGGAGGGCGTCGGCACCTACCAGATGACGATCCGCAATGCCCGCCGCAACTCCGCCGCGCGGGCCTTCCTGCGCCCGGCGATGAAGCGGGCGAACGTCACCGTGATGACCCATGCACAGGTCACACGCGTGATCTTCGAGGGGCGCCGGGCCATCGGGATTGAATACCGGAAGAACGGTGTTTTAGGCCGGGTTAGAGCCGCATCCGAGGTGATCCTCTCCGGCGGCGCGATCAATTCCCCGCAGCTCCTGATGCTCTCCGGGATCGGTCCTGCGGCGCATCTGAAGGATCACGGGATCGCGGTGACGTCCGACAGCCCACAGGTCGGCCGGAACCTCAACGACCATCAGGGGCTGAACTACACCTGGCGCATGAAGGTGCCGACCTACAATGACGTCCTGCGCCCGTGGTGGGGCAAGGTAGCGGTCGGCCTGAGATATTTCCTGACCGGCAGCGGCCCGCTGGCGAAGTCGATCAACCACGGCGGCGGCTTCTTCCGTACCTCGCCGGACCTGCCGCGCCCCAACATGCAGCTCTACTTCCAGGCCTTCTCCACCCTCGTCCCCCGCGTCGGCGAGCGGCCTCTGCTGACGCCGGACCCGTTCTCGGGCCTCTCCATCGGGCTTTCGAACTGCCGGCCGACCAGCCGGGGCGAGATCACGCTGAACAGCGCCGATCCCTTCGCGCATCCGAAAATCGTCGCGAATGCCTATTCGACCGACCATGACGTGCAGGAAATGCTGGCGGCGGTCAAATTCCTCCGCCGGATCGCCGATCAGGACCCGATCCGCCCCCTTATCGCCGAGGAGTTGCGGCCGGGACCGGAAGTGCGGAGCGACGCGGATCTGATCGCCGACATCCGGGCGCGGTCGGGGACGGTCTATCACCCGTCCTGCTCGGCGCGGATGGGGCACGACGCGGCAACGTCCGTCGTCGGCCCCGATCTGAAAGTGCACGGTGTCGATGGACTACGGGTCTGCGACGCTTCGGTCTTTCCAACGCTGATCGGCGGCAATACCAATGCGCCGAGCATTCTGGTCGGCTGGCTGGGAGCAGAACGCATCCTCGCGGACGCGCACTAG